In the Gossypium raimondii isolate GPD5lz chromosome 9, ASM2569854v1, whole genome shotgun sequence genome, one interval contains:
- the LOC105799725 gene encoding purine-uracil permease NCS1-like, translated as MASKCIVSHLHLYPHLSLHSAIPHQHPNFSRLPPTNVSLPVKFKASFPKRCIILVPRASSSSSGQSSVGKKFYEFDPHPTLTNDDLKPTRPSQRNYHWKQMARHWVGLVVGVPAYYMAGSLVELGMAWWQGIATVVAANMILLVPLVLTGHPGTKYGISFPVLARSSFGIRGAHVPTSLSALVCCGWYGIESWIGGEAIYLFLPNSIKQSSFSQPLPWLGTSPLEFACFIAFWLVQLVAVLKGMEGVKAFQKYAAPTLIMLTSFLLIWAYVKAAGLGHLLNMSSRLSSSEFWSLFFPSLTANISFWTTIALNIPDFTRFAKTQRDQIIGQAGLPIFMGLFTFVGLAVTSSTQVIFGHVISNPIHLLGQIGGLTTMILAILGISLATMATNIAANVVAPANALVNLYPSKLTYRTGALLSALFCVAFQPWRLLKSSESFVYTWLVGYSALLGPIGGIVLADYYLIRQTKLSLKDLYSLSPEGAYYYCGGFNLAALAALVIGILPVIPGFLQKVGIVSSVSDAFVVIYNNAWFFSFFSAGLLYWILASLSFERETK; from the coding sequence ACTTCTCACGCCTTCCTCCCACTAACGTATCCTTACCAGTCAAATTTAAGGCCTCGTTTCCGAAAAGATGTATCATTTTAGTCCCCAGGGCATCATCATCGTCTTCAGGTCAATCCAGTGTTGGAAAAAAGTTTTATGAATTTGATCCTCATCCAACTCTCACCAATGATGACCTCAAGCCGACAAGACCAAGTCAAAGGAACTACCACTGGAAGCAAATGGCCAGACATTGGGTTGGTCTTGTTGTTGGTGTTCCAGCATATTACATGGCAGGTAGTCTTGTTGAGCTGGGGATGGCTTGGTGGCAAGGGATTGCCACTGTTGTTGCTGCCAACATGATTTTGTTAGTGCCGTTAGTCCTCACGGGTCACCCTGGCACCAAATATGGAATCTCTTTCCCTGTCCTGGCGAGATCATCTTTTGGCATTCGTGGTGCACATGTTCCTACTTCGCTTAGTGCTTTGGTTTGTTGTGGGTGGTATGGGATAGAGAGTTGGATTGGAGGTGAGGCTATCTACCTTTTTCTCCCAAACTCCATTAAACAATCTTCCTTTTCTCAACCCTTACCATGGCTTGGCACTTCCCCTCTTGAATTCGCTTGTTTTATTGCCTTTTGGTTGGTCCAGCTGGTCGCAGTTTTGAAGGGTATGGAAGGGGTTAAAGCCTTCCAAAAGTACGCAGCACCCACACTGATCATGCTCACATCTTTTCTTCTCATTTGGGCTTATGTCAAGGCTGCTGGTTTGGGCCACTTACTAAACATGTCCTCTAGGCTATCCTCCTCGGAGTTTTGGTCTTTGTTTTTCCCTTCCCTCACAGCTAATATAAGCTTCTGGACTACCATAGCACTCAACATTCCAGATTTTACTCGGTTTGCCAAGACTCAGAGGGATCAAATTATTGGTCAGGCCGGCCTTCCTATCTTCATGGGATTATTTACTTTTGTTGGCCTAGCTGTAACATCTTCTACTCAAGTTATTTTCGGCCATGTTATCTCTAATCCAATTCACCTTCTTGGCCAAATTGGAGGATTGACAACAATGATACTAGCCATTCTAGGAATAAGCCTAGCCACAATGGCAACCAACATTGCAGCCAATGTCGTTGCGCCAGCAAATGCATTGGTCAATCTCTACCCTTCCAAGCTCACATACAGAACAGGTGCTCTGCTGTCAGCATTGTTTTGCGTTGCGTTTCAGCCATGGAGACTGCTAAAATCTAGTGAGAGCTTTGTATATACATGGCTAGTGGGATACTCAGCGTTGTTGGGTCCAATCGGTGGCATTGTCTTAGCAGATTATTATCTTATTCGGCAAACCAAATTAAGCCTCAAGGACTTGTATTCTTTAAGTCCCGAGGGGGCTTATTACTATTGTGGAGGCTTCAATTTGGCAGCATTGGCAGCTCTAGTAATTGGGATTTTGCCAGTAATCCCAGGATTCTTGCAAAAAGTGGGGATTGTATCATCAGTTTCAGATGCTTTTGTTGTCATATACAACAATGCTTGGTTTTTCAGCTTCTTCTCTGCAGGTCTATTATACTGGATTTTGGCAAGTTTGAGTTTTGAGAGGGAAACAAAGTAA